In Streptomyces sp. NBC_00306, a single genomic region encodes these proteins:
- the dxs gene encoding 1-deoxy-D-xylulose-5-phosphate synthase produces MTILESIRGPRDLKALTDEEIEELGREIREFLVHAVARTGGHLGPNLGVVELTLALHRVFESPVDRILWDTGHQSYVHKLLTGRQDFSKLRGKGGLSGYPSREESEHDVIENSHASTVLGWVDGLAKAHQVLGSTGHVVAVIGDGALTGGMAWEALNNIAAAKDRPLIIVVNDNERSYAPTIGGLANHLATLRTTDGYERFLAWGKDVLHHTPVVGKPLYESLHGAKKGFKDAFAPQGMFEDLGLKYVGPIDGHDVAAVESALRRAARFHGPVLVHCLTEKGRGYQPAVEDEADRFHTVGVMDPLTCEPLTPAGGPSWTSVFGDEIAEIGAERPDVVAITAAMLHPVGLTRFAERFPDRVWDVGIAEQHAAVSAAGLATGGLHPVVAVYATFLNRAFDQLLMDVALHRCGVTFVLDRAGVTGVDGPSHNGMWDMSILQVVPGLRIAAPRDAERLRQELREAVAVDDAPTVLRFPKETVSEPVEAVDRVGGMDVLHRAEDPEVLLVSVGALASVCLQAVDLLRGRGIRCTVVDPRWVKPVDEQLPPLAAAHRLVAVVEDNSRAGGVGSAVGQALRDAGVDVPLRTFGIPEQFLAHAKRGEVLADIGLTPVEIAGRISAALVPKEN; encoded by the coding sequence GTGACGATTCTGGAGAGCATCAGGGGGCCGCGCGATCTCAAGGCGCTGACCGACGAGGAAATCGAGGAACTCGGCAGAGAGATCAGAGAGTTCCTGGTCCATGCGGTGGCCAGAACGGGGGGCCATCTCGGCCCCAATCTCGGCGTGGTGGAGCTGACGCTGGCTCTGCACCGCGTGTTCGAATCGCCCGTCGACCGCATCCTGTGGGACACCGGCCACCAGAGCTATGTGCACAAGCTGCTCACCGGCCGTCAGGACTTCTCCAAGCTGCGGGGCAAGGGCGGGCTCTCCGGCTACCCCTCCCGTGAGGAGTCGGAGCACGACGTCATCGAGAACTCCCACGCGTCCACCGTGCTCGGCTGGGTCGACGGACTCGCCAAGGCTCATCAGGTGCTCGGTTCCACCGGCCATGTCGTGGCCGTCATCGGGGACGGCGCGCTGACCGGCGGTATGGCCTGGGAGGCGCTGAACAACATCGCCGCGGCCAAGGACCGCCCGCTGATCATCGTCGTGAACGACAACGAGCGTTCCTACGCGCCCACGATCGGCGGCCTCGCGAACCACCTCGCCACTCTCCGGACGACCGACGGCTACGAGCGCTTCCTCGCCTGGGGCAAGGACGTCCTCCACCACACCCCGGTCGTCGGCAAGCCGCTGTACGAGTCCCTGCACGGGGCCAAGAAGGGCTTCAAGGACGCCTTCGCCCCGCAGGGGATGTTCGAGGACCTGGGCCTGAAGTACGTGGGACCCATCGACGGGCACGATGTGGCGGCGGTCGAGTCGGCGCTGCGGCGGGCCGCCCGTTTCCACGGGCCCGTCCTGGTCCACTGTCTGACCGAAAAGGGCCGCGGCTACCAGCCGGCGGTCGAGGACGAGGCCGACCGGTTCCACACGGTCGGCGTGATGGACCCGCTCACCTGCGAGCCGCTGACGCCCGCCGGCGGACCGTCGTGGACCTCGGTGTTCGGTGACGAGATCGCCGAGATCGGTGCGGAGCGGCCGGACGTCGTCGCGATCACCGCCGCGATGCTTCACCCGGTCGGCCTCACCCGGTTCGCCGAGCGCTTCCCGGACCGTGTGTGGGACGTCGGGATCGCCGAGCAGCACGCCGCGGTCTCCGCGGCCGGACTGGCCACCGGCGGACTGCATCCCGTCGTCGCCGTCTACGCCACCTTCCTCAACCGCGCCTTCGACCAGCTGCTGATGGACGTCGCCCTGCACCGGTGCGGCGTGACCTTCGTGCTGGACCGGGCCGGGGTCACCGGAGTCGACGGGCCCTCGCACAACGGCATGTGGGACATGTCGATCCTCCAGGTCGTCCCGGGCCTGCGGATCGCCGCTCCCCGCGACGCCGAGCGGCTGCGCCAGGAGCTGCGCGAGGCCGTCGCGGTGGACGACGCACCGACCGTGCTGCGCTTCCCGAAGGAGACGGTGAGCGAGCCCGTCGAGGCCGTCGACCGGGTCGGCGGCATGGACGTCCTGCACCGTGCGGAGGACCCCGAGGTGCTGCTGGTGTCCGTGGGCGCACTCGCCTCCGTCTGCCTTCAGGCGGTGGACCTGCTCCGCGGGCGCGGGATCCGCTGCACGGTGGTGGACCCGCGGTGGGTCAAGCCGGTGGACGAACAGCTCCCACCGCTCGCCGCGGCGCACCGGCTGGTGGCCGTCGTGGAGGACAACAGCCGGGCCGGCGGCGTGGGTTCGGCCGTGGGGCAGGCGCTCCGGGACGCGGGAGTGGACGTGCCGCTGCGCACGTTCGGCATCCCCGAGCAGTTCCTCGCCCACGCCAAACGCGGCGAGGTGCTCGCCGACATCGGCCTCACACCGGTGGAGATCGCGGGACGGATCAGTGCCGCCCTCGTGCCTAAGGAGAACTGA
- a CDS encoding XRE family transcriptional regulator, with protein sequence MTSHTGESPGALPDVAPRLRDLRRRRGLTLEAAAHRAELSPAHLSRLETGRRQPSLPMLLGLARIYGTTVAELLGEQAPEREPVIRAGAREPTAADGWTYHQAGGSGRAMQALRVVVPYGAQGDLVRVHPGEEWIHVLDGRLRLSLGDTVHELAPGDSAHFDSLTPHRIAAATPDGAELLFVHTLLQSPDLHPHA encoded by the coding sequence ATGACCAGCCATACGGGAGAGTCGCCGGGCGCGCTGCCCGACGTCGCGCCCCGGCTGCGCGATCTGCGCCGCCGCCGAGGGCTCACCCTGGAAGCAGCCGCGCATCGCGCCGAGCTGTCACCCGCCCATCTGTCCCGGCTGGAGACCGGCCGCCGGCAGCCGTCGCTGCCGATGCTGCTCGGTCTCGCCAGGATCTACGGTACGACGGTCGCCGAGCTTCTCGGCGAGCAGGCGCCCGAGCGTGAGCCCGTCATCCGGGCCGGTGCGCGCGAGCCCACCGCGGCGGACGGCTGGACCTACCACCAGGCCGGCGGATCCGGCCGCGCGATGCAGGCCCTGCGGGTGGTGGTGCCGTACGGAGCCCAGGGCGACCTGGTGCGCGTGCATCCGGGCGAGGAGTGGATCCACGTCCTCGACGGACGGCTGCGGCTGAGCCTCGGCGACACGGTGCACGAACTGGCCCCCGGGGACAGCGCGCACTTCGACTCGCTGACTCCGCACCGCATCGCGGCGGCCACCCCGGACGGGGCCGAGCTGCTGTTCGTGCACACGCTGCTGCAGAGCCCCGATCTGCATCCGCACGCCTGA
- the shc gene encoding squalene--hopene cyclase — protein sequence MTATTDGSSGPLKSRAAAASSTTDTPFVSLTGPATSDPPEAARHAAERSVEYLLSIQDAEGWWKGDLETNVTMDAEDLLLRQFLGIQDARTTEAAGRFIRGEQREDGTWATFYGGPAELSTTVEAYVALRLAGDLPDDPHMARAAAWIREHGGIAQSRVFTRIWLALFGWWKWDDLPELPPELIFLPSWFPLNIYDFGCWARQTIVPLTVVSAKRPVRPAPFALDELHTDPARPNPGKPLAPAASWDGFFQRTDKALHLYRKVAPRKLRRAAMNAAARWIIERQENDGCWGGIQPPAVYSIIALHLLGYDLRHPVMRAGLESLDRFTVWREDGARMIEACQSPVWDTCLATIALADAGLPADHPALVKAADWMLGEEIVRPGDWAVRRPQLAPGGWAFEFHNDNYPDIDDTAEVILALRRVKHPDPSQVEGAIVRAGRWTLGMQSKNGAWGAFDADNTSAFPNRLPFCDFGEVIDPPSADVTAHVVEMLAHEGRAHHPRTRRGIDWLLAEQEPNGAWFGRWGVNYVYGTGSVVPALAAAGVPASHPAIRRAVRWLESVQNDDGGWGEDLRSYREEEWVGHGASTASQTAWALLALLAAGERGSKAVERGVTWLAVTQRADGSWDEPHFTGTGFPWDFSINYHLYRQVFPLTALGRYVHGEPFAGRAPARKGG from the coding sequence ATGACAGCGACGACCGACGGAAGCAGCGGGCCACTCAAGTCCCGCGCAGCCGCGGCCAGTTCAACAACCGACACACCGTTCGTCTCCCTCACGGGCCCGGCCACGAGCGATCCGCCCGAGGCCGCACGGCATGCCGCGGAACGCTCCGTCGAGTATCTGCTGAGCATCCAGGACGCCGAGGGCTGGTGGAAGGGCGACCTCGAGACCAATGTGACGATGGACGCCGAGGACCTGCTGCTCCGTCAGTTCCTCGGTATCCAGGACGCGCGCACCACCGAGGCGGCCGGCCGCTTCATCCGCGGTGAGCAGCGCGAGGACGGCACCTGGGCGACGTTCTACGGCGGTCCCGCGGAGCTCTCCACCACCGTCGAGGCCTACGTCGCGCTCCGGCTGGCGGGCGACCTGCCGGACGATCCGCACATGGCGCGCGCCGCCGCCTGGATCAGGGAACACGGCGGCATCGCGCAGAGCCGGGTCTTCACCCGCATCTGGCTCGCGCTGTTCGGCTGGTGGAAGTGGGACGACCTCCCGGAACTGCCGCCCGAGCTGATCTTCCTGCCCTCGTGGTTCCCCCTGAACATCTACGACTTCGGCTGCTGGGCCCGGCAGACCATCGTGCCGCTCACGGTCGTCTCGGCGAAGCGGCCGGTGCGGCCGGCGCCGTTCGCGCTCGACGAGCTGCACACCGATCCCGCGCGGCCGAACCCGGGCAAGCCGCTTGCGCCCGCCGCCAGTTGGGACGGCTTCTTCCAGCGCACCGACAAGGCGCTGCACCTGTACCGCAAGGTCGCCCCGCGCAAGCTGCGCCGGGCGGCGATGAACGCCGCCGCGCGGTGGATCATCGAGCGCCAGGAGAACGACGGCTGCTGGGGAGGGATCCAGCCGCCCGCCGTGTACTCGATCATCGCCCTGCACCTGCTGGGATACGACCTCCGGCATCCGGTGATGCGGGCAGGGCTGGAGTCGCTGGACCGCTTCACCGTGTGGCGCGAGGACGGCGCCCGCATGATCGAGGCCTGTCAGTCGCCGGTCTGGGACACCTGCCTCGCCACCATCGCCCTCGCCGACGCGGGACTGCCCGCCGACCATCCCGCCCTGGTGAAGGCGGCCGACTGGATGCTCGGCGAGGAGATCGTGCGGCCCGGCGACTGGGCGGTGCGCAGGCCCCAACTCGCGCCGGGCGGCTGGGCGTTCGAGTTCCACAACGACAACTACCCGGACATCGACGACACCGCCGAGGTCATCCTCGCGCTGCGCAGGGTCAAGCACCCCGACCCCTCGCAGGTCGAGGGCGCCATCGTCCGGGCCGGCCGCTGGACGCTGGGCATGCAGTCGAAGAACGGCGCCTGGGGCGCTTTCGACGCCGACAACACCAGTGCCTTCCCCAACCGGCTGCCGTTCTGCGACTTCGGTGAGGTGATCGACCCGCCGTCGGCGGACGTCACCGCGCATGTCGTGGAGATGCTCGCGCACGAGGGAAGGGCCCATCACCCGCGCACCCGCCGCGGTATCGACTGGCTCCTCGCCGAACAGGAGCCGAACGGCGCCTGGTTCGGCCGCTGGGGAGTCAACTACGTCTACGGAACCGGCTCGGTGGTCCCCGCACTCGCCGCCGCCGGGGTGCCCGCATCGCATCCAGCGATCCGCCGTGCGGTCCGCTGGCTCGAATCCGTCCAGAACGACGACGGCGGCTGGGGCGAGGACCTGCGCTCCTACCGGGAGGAGGAGTGGGTCGGCCACGGCGCCTCCACGGCCTCCCAGACCGCGTGGGCACTGCTCGCGCTGCTGGCTGCGGGGGAGCGGGGGAGCAAGGCGGTCGAGCGGGGTGTCACCTGGCTGGCGGTGACCCAGCGGGCCGACGGTTCCTGGGACGAGCCCCACTTCACGGGGACCGGCTTCCCCTGGGACTTCTCGATCAACTACCACCTCTACCGGCAGGTCTTTCCGCTGACCGCGCTCGGCCGGTACGTGCACGGCGAACCGTTCGCCGGGCGCGCGCCCGCCCGCAAGGGGGGCTGA
- a CDS encoding polyprenyl synthetase family protein, which translates to MPSANPADDTAADVDIVALLERGRTMSTPVLRAAVDRLAPPMDTVAAYHFGWIDAEGRPSDGDGGKAVRPALALLSAEAAGASPETGIPGAVAVELVHNFSLLHDDLMDGDEQRRHRDTVWKVHGPAQAILVGDALFALANEVLLELGTVDAGRATRRLTTATRKLIDGQAQDISYEHRERVTVEECLEMEGNKTGALLACAVSIGAVLGGADDRTADTLEAYGYHLGLAFQAVDDLLGIWGDPVATGKQTWSDLRQRKKSLPVVAALAAGGPASQRLGELLAADAKSNDFDSFSEEEFATRAALIEEAGGREWTSQEARRQHAIAVDALNGVEMPAHVRAQLVALADFVVVRKR; encoded by the coding sequence GTGCCTTCGGCGAACCCGGCTGACGACACCGCAGCGGACGTGGACATCGTCGCGCTGCTGGAGCGCGGGCGGACCATGTCGACGCCGGTGCTGCGTGCGGCCGTGGACCGGCTCGCACCGCCCATGGACACCGTCGCCGCGTACCACTTCGGCTGGATCGACGCCGAGGGCCGGCCTTCGGACGGTGACGGCGGCAAGGCCGTGCGCCCCGCGCTCGCCCTGCTGTCCGCCGAGGCGGCCGGGGCGTCGCCCGAGACCGGCATCCCCGGCGCGGTCGCGGTCGAGCTGGTGCACAACTTCTCGCTGCTGCACGACGACCTGATGGACGGCGACGAGCAGCGCCGTCACCGCGACACCGTGTGGAAGGTGCACGGCCCGGCGCAGGCGATCCTCGTCGGTGACGCGCTGTTCGCCCTGGCGAATGAGGTCCTGCTGGAGCTCGGCACGGTCGATGCCGGGCGGGCGACCCGGCGGCTGACCACCGCGACCCGCAAGCTGATCGACGGCCAGGCCCAGGACATCTCCTACGAGCACCGCGAGCGGGTCACCGTCGAGGAGTGCCTGGAGATGGAGGGCAACAAGACCGGCGCGCTGCTCGCCTGCGCCGTCTCCATCGGCGCCGTGCTCGGCGGGGCGGACGACCGTACCGCCGACACGCTGGAGGCGTACGGCTACCACCTCGGACTCGCCTTCCAGGCCGTGGACGATCTGCTGGGCATCTGGGGCGACCCCGTCGCCACCGGCAAGCAGACCTGGAGCGATCTGCGCCAGCGCAAGAAGTCCCTGCCGGTCGTCGCCGCGCTCGCCGCGGGAGGACCCGCCTCGCAGCGCCTCGGGGAGCTGCTCGCGGCCGACGCCAAGAGCAACGACTTCGACAGCTTCTCCGAGGAGGAGTTCGCCACCCGGGCGGCCCTCATCGAGGAGGCCGGCGGTCGTGAGTGGACCTCCCAGGAGGCACGCAGGCAGCACGCGATCGCCGTCGACGCCCTGAACGGTGTCGAGATGCCCGCGCACGTCCGGGCGCAGCTCGTCGCGCTCGCCGACTTCGTCGTCGTCAGGAAGAGATGA
- a CDS encoding DUF6126 family protein — MSESNEEKSFPRGLVIRLFAYLVAGHVFAGFLYLLFTVGAK, encoded by the coding sequence GTGTCCGAGAGCAACGAGGAGAAGTCGTTTCCCCGGGGGCTGGTGATCCGGCTCTTCGCGTATCTGGTGGCGGGCCATGTCTTCGCCGGGTTCCTCTACCTGCTGTTCACCGTGGGGGCGAAGTAG
- the ispG gene encoding flavodoxin-dependent (E)-4-hydroxy-3-methylbut-2-enyl-diphosphate synthase gives MSSEPVALGLPVLPARPIAMRRHSRRIQVGSVAVGGDAPVSVQSMTTTRTSDIGATLQQIAELTASGCQIVRVACPTQDDADALSTIARKSQIPVIADIHFQPKYVFAAIDAGCAAVRVNPGNIKQFDDKVKEIARAAGDAGTPIRIGVNAGSLDARLLAKYGKATPEALVESALWEASLFEEHGFRDIKISVKHNDPVVMVNAYRQLAAQSDYPLHLGVTEAGPAFQGTIKSAVAFGALLSEGIGDTIRVSLSAPPAEEVKVGIQILESLNLRQRRLEIVSCPSCGRAQVDVYKLADEVTAGLEGMEVPLRVAVMGCVVNGPGEAREADLGVASGNGKGQIFVKGEVIKTVPESKIVETLIEEALKIAEQMEDTGAVSGPPAVTVS, from the coding sequence ATGTCCTCAGAGCCTGTCGCACTGGGGCTCCCGGTGCTGCCGGCCCGGCCGATCGCGATGCGCCGCCACTCGCGGCGCATCCAGGTCGGGTCGGTGGCCGTCGGCGGGGACGCCCCGGTGTCGGTGCAGTCGATGACGACGACCAGGACGTCGGACATCGGTGCCACGCTGCAGCAGATCGCTGAACTGACCGCGTCCGGTTGCCAGATCGTGCGGGTGGCGTGCCCGACGCAGGACGACGCGGACGCGTTGTCGACGATCGCGCGGAAGTCGCAGATCCCGGTGATCGCGGACATTCATTTTCAGCCGAAGTATGTGTTCGCGGCGATCGACGCGGGCTGTGCGGCGGTGCGGGTGAACCCGGGGAACATCAAGCAGTTCGACGACAAGGTGAAGGAGATCGCGCGGGCGGCGGGTGATGCGGGGACCCCGATCCGGATCGGGGTGAACGCGGGTTCGCTGGATGCGCGGCTGCTGGCGAAGTACGGGAAGGCTACGCCGGAGGCGCTGGTGGAGTCGGCGCTGTGGGAGGCGTCGCTGTTCGAGGAGCACGGTTTCCGGGACATCAAGATCTCGGTGAAGCACAACGACCCGGTCGTGATGGTCAACGCCTACCGGCAGCTGGCTGCGCAGTCGGACTATCCGCTGCACCTGGGTGTGACGGAGGCGGGTCCCGCCTTCCAGGGCACGATCAAGTCGGCGGTGGCGTTCGGTGCGCTGCTGAGTGAGGGGATCGGGGACACGATCCGGGTTTCTCTGTCGGCGCCGCCGGCGGAGGAGGTGAAGGTCGGTATCCAGATTCTGGAGTCGCTCAATCTGCGTCAGCGCCGGCTGGAGATCGTGTCGTGTCCGTCGTGCGGTCGGGCGCAGGTGGATGTGTACAAGCTGGCGGATGAGGTGACGGCGGGTCTGGAGGGCATGGAGGTGCCTCTGCGGGTCGCGGTCATGGGGTGTGTGGTGAACGGCCCGGGTGAGGCCCGTGAGGCCGATCTGGGTGTGGCGTCCGGCAATGGCAAGGGTCAGATCTTCGTCAAGGGCGAGGTCATCAAGACGGTGCCCGAGTCGAAGATCGTGGAGACCCTCATCGAAGAGGCGCTGAAGATCGCCGAACAGATGGAGGACACCGGGGCGGTATCGGGTCCGCCCGCCGTCACCGTGAGCTGA
- a CDS encoding aspartate aminotransferase family protein, protein MTEPLKACEQPPGAEPPKGFDLAKLLAERGAERYDLHLRHLNHQLPRMLHTIGFDKVYERAEGAYFWDAEGNDYLDMLAGFGVMGLGRHHPVVRKALHDVLDASLADLTRFDCQPLPGLLAEKLLAHSPHLDRVFFGNSGTEAVETALKFARYATGRPRVLYCTHAFHGLTTGSLSVNGEASFRDGFAPLLPDTAVEPGDLAALERELRRGDVAALVVEPIQGKGVIEPPPGFLRAAQDALRRHKALLIADEVQTGLGRSGDFYAYQHEDVEPDLVCVAKALSGGYVPVGATLGKDWIFKKVYSSMDRVLVHSASFGSNAQAMAAGLAVLSVIEDEQVVANARATGDLLRSRLAALVDRYEFLHEVRGRGLMIGIEFGRPDSIKLRSRWAMLQAARKGLFAQMVVVPLLQKHRILTQVSGDHLEVIKLIPPLTIGEREVDRFVAAFTAVMDDAHAGGGLMWDFGKTLVKQAVANR, encoded by the coding sequence ATGACCGAGCCGCTCAAGGCATGCGAGCAGCCTCCCGGCGCGGAGCCGCCCAAGGGCTTCGACCTCGCGAAGCTGCTCGCCGAGCGCGGGGCCGAGCGCTACGACCTGCATCTGCGGCACCTCAATCACCAACTGCCGCGCATGCTGCACACCATCGGCTTCGACAAGGTCTACGAACGGGCCGAAGGCGCCTACTTCTGGGACGCCGAGGGCAACGACTACCTCGACATGCTCGCGGGCTTCGGGGTGATGGGCCTCGGCCGCCACCACCCCGTCGTCCGCAAGGCGCTGCACGACGTGCTCGACGCCTCGCTCGCCGATCTCACCCGCTTCGACTGCCAGCCCCTGCCGGGGCTGCTGGCCGAGAAGCTGCTGGCGCACAGCCCGCATCTGGACCGGGTGTTCTTCGGCAACAGCGGTACGGAAGCGGTCGAGACCGCGCTGAAGTTCGCGCGGTACGCCACCGGCAGGCCGAGGGTGCTGTACTGCACCCACGCCTTCCACGGGCTGACCACCGGATCCCTGTCCGTCAACGGCGAGGCGTCCTTCCGGGACGGGTTCGCCCCGCTGCTGCCCGACACCGCCGTCGAGCCCGGCGACCTCGCCGCGCTGGAGCGCGAGCTGAGGCGCGGCGACGTGGCCGCCCTGGTGGTCGAGCCGATCCAGGGCAAGGGGGTCATCGAGCCCCCGCCCGGGTTCCTGCGCGCCGCTCAGGACGCACTGCGCCGGCACAAGGCGCTGCTGATCGCCGACGAGGTGCAGACCGGCCTCGGCCGTAGCGGCGACTTCTACGCCTACCAGCACGAGGACGTCGAGCCGGACCTCGTCTGCGTGGCGAAGGCGCTCTCCGGTGGCTACGTACCGGTGGGGGCGACCCTCGGCAAGGACTGGATCTTCAAGAAGGTCTACTCCTCGATGGACCGGGTCCTCGTGCACTCGGCGAGCTTCGGCTCCAACGCCCAGGCCATGGCCGCGGGGCTGGCTGTCCTGTCGGTGATCGAGGACGAGCAGGTCGTGGCGAACGCGCGGGCGACCGGCGATCTGCTGCGGTCCCGGCTGGCCGCGCTCGTCGACCGGTACGAGTTCCTGCACGAGGTACGCGGACGCGGTCTGATGATCGGCATCGAGTTCGGGCGGCCCGATTCGATCAAGCTCCGCAGCCGCTGGGCGATGCTCCAGGCAGCCCGCAAGGGTCTGTTCGCGCAGATGGTCGTGGTGCCCCTGCTCCAGAAGCACCGCATTCTCACCCAGGTCTCCGGCGACCATCTGGAGGTGATCAAGTTGATTCCGCCGCTGACGATCGGTGAACGGGAGGTCGACCGGTTCGTCGCCGCCTTCACGGCCGTGATGGACGACGCGCACGCCGGGGGCGGTCTGATGTGGGACTTCGGCAAGACTCTGGTGAAGCAGGCCGTCGCCAACCGCTGA
- a CDS encoding phosphorylase family protein, translating into MAASPGPSGSASPLLIACALGIEKAALRSGDRSGARGPVTVLRTGMGPQNAERAVRAALSATAMGGAPVVASGFCAGLAPGMHPGDLIVADETRHPAGTSRCTDTELLVKAVARAVPGRAVHCGPLIGSDHVVRGPERAALCATGAIAVDMESAVTLRTALGAGPRPVAAVRVVVDAPEHELVRIGTVRGGISAFRVLRAVLPAFFEWHRSLLLPRR; encoded by the coding sequence ATGGCAGCTTCCCCGGGGCCCTCCGGCTCCGCCTCGCCGCTGCTGATCGCCTGTGCGCTCGGTATCGAGAAGGCCGCCCTGCGCAGCGGCGACCGCAGCGGCGCGCGGGGGCCGGTGACCGTGCTGCGTACGGGCATGGGGCCGCAGAACGCGGAACGTGCCGTACGCGCGGCCCTGAGTGCCACGGCCATGGGCGGGGCGCCGGTCGTGGCGTCCGGATTCTGTGCGGGGCTCGCCCCGGGGATGCATCCCGGGGACCTGATCGTCGCCGACGAGACCCGCCACCCCGCCGGTACCAGCCGCTGCACGGACACGGAACTGCTGGTCAAGGCCGTGGCCAGGGCCGTGCCCGGGCGCGCGGTGCACTGCGGTCCGCTGATCGGTTCCGATCATGTCGTCCGCGGTCCCGAGCGGGCGGCCCTGTGTGCCACCGGCGCGATCGCGGTGGACATGGAGTCCGCCGTCACGCTCCGCACAGCGCTGGGCGCCGGACCCCGCCCGGTTGCGGCCGTCCGAGTGGTCGTGGACGCTCCAGAGCATGAGCTCGTCCGTATTGGCACGGTCCGCGGTGGAATATCAGCCTTCCGTGTTCTTCGTGCCGTGCTTCCTGCTTTCTTTGAATGGCACCGTTCTTTGCTGCTCCCCAGGAGGTGA
- the hpnH gene encoding adenosyl-hopene transferase HpnH, translating into MAMPLRQTIRVGTYLFEQKLRKREKFPLIVELEPLFACNLACEGCGKIQHPAGVLKQRMPVAQAVGAVLESGAPMVSIAGGEPLMHPQIDEIVRQLVAKKKYVFLCTNAMLLRKKIEKFTPSPYFAFAVHIDGLRERHDESVAKEGVFDEAVEAIKEAKRRGFRVTTNSTFFNTDTPQTVIEVLNYLNDELKVDEMMISPAYAYEKAPDQEHFLGVEQTRELFKKSFAGGNRRRWRLNHSPLFLDFLEGKADFPCTAWAIPNYSLFGWQRPCYLMSDGYVPTYRELIEETDWSKYGRGKDPRCANCMAHCGYEPTAVLATMGSLKESIRAARETVSGNHG; encoded by the coding sequence ATGGCCATGCCGCTTCGTCAGACCATCAGGGTCGGGACGTACCTCTTCGAACAGAAACTCCGCAAGCGGGAGAAGTTTCCGCTCATCGTCGAGCTGGAGCCGCTCTTCGCCTGCAATCTGGCGTGTGAGGGGTGCGGGAAGATCCAGCATCCGGCCGGTGTCCTCAAGCAGCGCATGCCGGTGGCGCAGGCGGTGGGTGCGGTGCTCGAATCGGGCGCGCCCATGGTCTCCATCGCCGGCGGTGAGCCGCTGATGCATCCTCAGATCGACGAGATCGTGCGCCAGTTGGTCGCGAAGAAGAAGTACGTCTTCCTCTGCACCAACGCGATGCTGCTGCGCAAGAAGATCGAGAAGTTCACCCCCTCCCCGTACTTCGCCTTCGCCGTGCACATCGACGGGCTGCGCGAGCGGCACGACGAGTCGGTGGCCAAGGAAGGCGTCTTCGACGAGGCCGTGGAGGCGATCAAGGAGGCCAAGCGCCGCGGCTTCCGGGTCACGACGAACTCGACCTTCTTCAACACCGACACCCCGCAGACCGTCATCGAGGTGCTCAACTACCTGAACGACGAGCTGAAGGTGGACGAGATGATGATCTCGCCCGCGTACGCGTACGAGAAGGCACCCGACCAGGAGCACTTCCTGGGTGTCGAGCAGACCCGCGAGCTGTTCAAGAAGTCCTTCGCGGGCGGCAACCGGCGGCGCTGGCGGCTCAACCACTCGCCGCTGTTCCTCGACTTCCTCGAGGGCAAGGCGGACTTCCCGTGCACGGCGTGGGCGATCCCCAACTACTCGCTCTTCGGCTGGCAGCGGCCCTGCTACCTGATGAGCGACGGGTACGTCCCCACGTACCGGGAGCTCATCGAGGAGACGGACTGGAGCAAGTACGGCCGGGGCAAGGACCCGCGCTGCGCCAACTGCATGGCGCACTGCGGCTACGAGCCCACCGCCGTCCTCGCCACCATGGGCTCCCTCAAGGAGTCCATCAGGGCGGCGCGGGAGACCGTCTCGGGAAACCACGGGTGA